The Amycolatopsis coloradensis sequence CGATCGTGCCGATCGCCGGCATCGTCATCGGTGGCGCGATGTCCGCGACCTCTCAGGCGGCCAGGCGGGCCCTCGACGAACTCGTGTCACGGCACGGCGAGTACGAAGCCGCGTTGGCGCTGGGATTCCTGCGCCGCCCGGCCGCGCTGGAGATCTGCCGCCCCTCGGCGGGACACGCGCTGATCCCCGCCCTCGACCAGACCCGGACGGTCGGCCTGGTGACCTTGCCCGGCGCCTACGTCGGTGTCCTCCTCGGTGGCGCCGGGCCGGTGCAGGCCGGGGTGACCCAGGTGCTCGTGCTCATCGGGTTGCTGGCCGCCGAAGCGGTCGCGGTCCTGGTCGTCGTGCACCTGGTCGCGGCGGGCCGGATCAGCCGAAAGGCGACTGAAGATGCGACGTGTCGTTGAACCGCCGCACCATCCAGTCTTCGCCCGACACCACCAGAT is a genomic window containing:
- a CDS encoding ABC transporter permease — translated: MTDGAIAFGPVLAVVLAVLAIFGAAVVQFGRLGQGKAVLFAAGRAVVQLAAVSLVIVGILKSGWLTGGFVLLMFTIAAVTSARRIGVAKDLAWVALAIASGVVPVLTLVLVTGVVPWRPIAIVPIAGIVIGGAMSATSQAARRALDELVSRHGEYEAALALGFLRRPAALEICRPSAGHALIPALDQTRTVGLVTLPGAYVGVLLGGAGPVQAGVTQVLVLIGLLAAEAVAVLVVVHLVAAGRISRKATEDATCR